The proteins below come from a single Melospiza georgiana isolate bMelGeo1 chromosome 4, bMelGeo1.pri, whole genome shotgun sequence genomic window:
- the RBM28 gene encoding RNA-binding protein 28, with translation MAAPEARTVLVRGLPAGATAALLERLFGHLGPLRRCFVVTEKGSPKCRGFGYVTFSLAEDAARALREPPELGGHRLPVSPARPRARPAPRGADTPGARGEQGEAPPGPPRAKRPRAPSRKARLILRNLSFQCSEEELRALFAPFGPVVELNLPRKPDGTPRGFAFVQLRNLREAAAALRGLNGAQLKGRPLAVDWAVAKDKYQGTQGPPKTPEGKEKGEGKKEMEEEEEEEEEEDEGKDEENEEEEEEEEEEEAAQAPRQSPKRGSGARAGLGHRKKKKVEEDEDEEDEEEEEQEEDEEKDEDEEDEDEEDEEGEDEDEDDEDEEEEPPRRRQRPSDVAEGRTVFIRNLSFDTEEEELEESLAKFGGLCYVRLVLHPNTGTPKGSAFAQFETPEGAQKCIQAAQEGPEGGGLRLGGRQLRVDPALSREQARGLPGGSARPRGGTRNLYLAREGAIRPGSRAAEGVSDSDMAKRARFEELKRRRLQDPNVAVSRTRLCLHNLPKALDSARLRALLRQTLRGTTNRATPRITECRVMRELRGQGKSLGFAFVEFGEHEEALGALRRLNNNPELFGAHKRPIVEFALEDRRKLRLREQRIQRGLLKAKAKAAAGAPEAPPEAQAAPHKGHPAPPAGSGAPPAAPQPHSGTPWAGFRTQGPGLRGAPGTRVLALPSHRGPKIRKRDKGKKAPPPPKPPKAPKASRRREKPRVPPPQGQRRRRGGPGGAEARFQELVERYKRKILGSNPPTARGGKWFES, from the exons atggcggcgcccGAGGCGCGCACGGTGCTGGTGCGGGGCCTCCCCGCCGGAGCCACCGCCGCGCTCCTGGAGCGGCTCTTCGGGCACCTGGGGCCGCTCCGCCGCTGCTTCGTGGTCACCGAGAAGG GCTCCCCGAAGTGCCGCGGGTTCGGGTACGTGACGTTCTCCCTGGCCGAGGACGCGGCGCGGGCGCTGCGGGAGCCGCCGGAGCTGGGCGGGCACCGCCTGCCCGTGAGCCCCGCCCGGCcgcgggcccggcccgccccgaGGGGCGCGGACACCCCCGGGGCGcggggggagcagggggaggcCCCGCCGGGACCCCCCCGCGCCAAGAGACCGCGGGCACCCTCCCGCAAGGCGCGGCTGATCCTGCGCAACCTCAGCTTCCAG TGCTCCGAGGAGGAGCTCCGGGCTCTCTTCGCCCCCTTTGGCCCCGTGGTGGAGCTGAACCTGCCCCGCAAGCCTG ACGGGACCCCGAGGGGCTTCGCCTTCGTCCAGCTGCGGAACCTGcgcgaggcggcggcggcgctgcggggGCTCAACGGGGCCCAGCTCAAAG GGCGGCCCCTGGCTGTGGACTGGGCCGTGGCCAAGGACAAGTACCAGGGGACACAAGGACCCCCAAAAACGCCTG agggaaaggagaaaggggaggggaaaaaggaaatggaggaagaagaggaagaggaagaagaggaagatgaaggaaaGGATGAGGAGAatgaagaagaagaggaagaggaggaggaggaagaggctgcccaggcacCCCGGCAGAGCCCAAAAAGGGGAtcaggggccagagctgggctggggcacaggaagaaaaagaaggtagaggaagatgaggatgaggaagatgaagaagaggaagagcaggaggaagatgaagaaaaagatgaggatgaggaggatgaagatgaggaagatgaggagggtgaagatgaagatgaagatgatgaggatgaggaag AGGAGCCCCCCCGCAGGCGGCAGCGCCCGTCGGACGTGGCCGAGGGCAGGACGGTGTTCATCCG GAACCTCTCGTTCGACaccgaggaggaggagctggaggagagcctgGCAAAGTTCGGGGGGCTCTGCTACGTGCGGCTGGTGCTGCACCCCAACACGGGCACCCCCAAAG gctctgcctttGCCCAGTTTGAGACCCCCGAGGGGGCCCAGAAATGCATCCAGGCTGCTCAGGAGGGGCCCGAG ggcGGGGGGCTGCGCCTGGGGGGGCGGCAGCTGCGCGTGGACCCCGCGCTGAGCCGGGAGCAGGCGCGGGGGCTCCCGGggggctcggcccggccccgaggtggcaccaggaaCCTGTACCTGGCCCGGGAGGGGG CCATCCGGCCGGGCTCGCGCGCTGCCGAGGGTGTCAGCGACTCGGACATGGCCAAGCGGGCGCGG TTTGAGGAGCTGAAGCGGCGGCGGCTGCAGGACCCCAACGTGGCGGTGTCGCGGACGCGGCTGTGCCTGCACAACCTGCCCAAGGCGCTGGACTCGGCCCGGCTGCGCGCCCTGCTGCGCCAAACCCTGCGGGGCACCACCAACCGTGCCACCCCGCGCATCACTGAG TGCCGGGTGATGCGGGAGCTGCGGGGCCAGGGCAAATCTTTGGGGTTCGCCTTCGTGGAGTTCGGGGAGCACGAGGaggccctgggggccctgcGGCGCCTCAACAACAACCCCGAGCTCTTCGGGGCCCACAAG CGCCCGATCGTGGAGTTTGCGCTCGAGGACCGGCGGAAGCTGCGGCTGCGGGAGCAGCGGATCCAGCGGGGGCTG CTCAAGGCCAAGGCCAAggcggctgcaggagccccagagG CCCCCCCCGAGGCACAGGCAGCCCCACACAAGGGGCACCCAGCGCCCCCCGCAGGCTCAGGGGCCCCCCCGGccgccccccagccccactccgGGACCCCCTGGGCCGGGTTCCGCACGCAGGGCCCGGGGCTCCGGGGGGCTCCCGGCACCagggtgctggccctgccctcccACCGCGGGCCCAAGATCAG gAAACGGGACAAGGGCAAGAAGGCTCCGCCGCCCCCCAAGCCCCCCAAAGCCCCCAAGGCCTCTCGGCGGCGGGAGAAGCCGCGGGTGCCCCCTCCCCAG ggccagcGGCGGCGCCGGGGGGGCCCCGGGGGGGCCGAGGCGCGCTTCCAGGAGCTGGTGGAAAGGTACAAGAGGAAGATTTTGGGGAGCAACCCCCCCACGGCCCGGGGCGGAAAGTGGTTCGAGAGCTGA
- the LOC131082821 gene encoding leptin-like translates to MRGPGASLCALLCLAVAVPVGGGRPVRLERVRADARALTRTLSARLQQLQLFPLTLRISGLEGVPEGALPEGGPPPGLGWAAQRLQLFQRLLAALPGPDARLAQVSNDLENLLGALGVLGALLGCPAPPAAPAPHAEAPHTLAGVALARLRGCLDGVAARLEGVPAC, encoded by the exons ATGCGGGGTCCCGGCGCGTCGCTGTGCGCGCTGCTGTGCCTGGCCGTGGCCGTGCCGGTGGGCGGGGGTCGCCCCGTGCGCCTCGAGAGGGTCCGGGCGGACGCGCGGGCCCTGACCCGGACCCTGAGCGCgcgcctgcagcagctccag CTGTTCCCGCTGACCCTGCGCATCTCGGGCCTGGAGGGGGTCCCGGAGGGGGCGCTCCCGGAGGGGGGGCCgcccccggggctgggctgggccgcccagcggctccagctgttccagcggctgctggcggcgctgcccgggcccgACGCGCGCCTGGCGCAGGTGAGCAACGACCTGGAGAACCTGCTGGGCGCGCTGGGCGTGCTGGGCGCGCTGCTGGGctgccccgcgccgcccgcggCCCCCGCCCCGCACGCCGAGGCCCCGCACACGCTGGCCGGGGTGGCCCTGGCGCGGCTCCGCGGCTGCCTGGACGGCGTCGCCGCCCGCCTCGAGGGGGTCCCCGCGTGCTAG